From the genome of Candidatus Hydrogenedentota bacterium:
ATTCAAAAGCACCGTGTGAAAAGTTCAGCCGGGCAACATTCATGCCTGCACGTAAAAGTCCTGCCATACTATGGGACGATTCGGAAGCGGGACCGATGGTACATACAATTTTAGTTTTATTTCGGGTAAACAGGGCTGTATTCCTTTTGAGCTATGAAAACATGGGGTATATAATGGAGAAACGCTACCCTATCATTATAGAGGATTAGTATCGAAAATTTGCAGTACTATTGTTTTGTGAAAGAGGGAGCACTTTAAGTGTGAATCTGCAATCTCTAAAATACACTTGATACGAGGGAACAGAAGGAGATGTCCCATGAATCAGAAATACGAAAAGCATTATTCAGAGGAATCTTTTTTTAATAAAATAATACGCTACGCTAAATCAGCGGGGATTAAGGTGATTTATGTCGCTTTGCTTTTATACTACACCCTGAAAAAACCTTCAACGCCTCCATGGGCAAAGACTGCAATAATAGGGGCATTAGGTTACTTTATTTTTCCCATAGATCTTATCCCTGATATTTTACCGGGAGTTGGATATGTAGACGATCTCAGCGTTATGGCGGCCGCTCTTGCTACTGTTGCAGCCTATATTGATGATGAGGTGAGGGAGCAAGCAAAAGAGAAACTTAAGGATTGGTTTGGCGACTTTGACGAAAAGAAAATTGAAGGGTATTAATCGAAACTTTTTTGTCGGATTCAGAAAAAGGTTTCAGCTGCCTTGTTGCAGCGCCCATAAAATCAGACCTTGATGCACCATGGGATCAGGGCCTTTTAAATAGAGGGAACCCACGGGATATCCGCACACGACATGGTTCCGGCGGTGTGCGAAAAAGCGCCGCTCACCAAGTGTTAAGGCATAGTCATCGCCAGCGCCGAGATGGGCCAGCTCTTCTGCGCCTACCGGGCAGTCTTCCACAAATACGGTTGGTTGGGCGATGCCGGAGGCAAGGCCAGTTGCCCTGTTGTTTTTCAACGCCGGCGCTTCGGGGAAATCCTCAATGATCAAGAGGGGCAGTGTGTCAATTTTTTTGCGCGCCGAAGAGGGCAACAGGTTGCGCGGCGAGAACGCCATGTAGAAGGCTCGGTATCCGCTGAGATCTTCATCAAGATTGTCTTCATTAATAATCCGCACAGGGATCTTGGCGTCAACGAGTAATTTATAGACGCCGAACTGAGCATCATGAAGCCATTCCGTATCTTCACGGTAGAGGTAGTTCGCCCATTTTGAAAAAAAGAGAAGAACGGTTTCCTTGCGTTCGGAGATTAGAGGAGGACGCCACTGTTCACGCCAGAGCTGCAGCAATTCGCGAAGCTCAGGTTGTGCTGAGGGCGACGCCGACAAATACGAGCGGTTGGCAATCTTGAGTCCTGCGCCTGCTTGTGCTGCGGACTGTCCTATGGCAAGCAGTTGGGACAGTGTATAGCCGAGCGTCTCGAGTGTGGCGGCTCCGTCAAACTCGAAGACTACGGGCAGCCCGGTGATTCGTTGAAAGGCCGCCACGCTTGCCGCTGCGACCCAGCCGGGATCTTGTGCGTGCCAAAAGAAATCGTAGGAATGAACCACTTGTGCTGCGCCGCGGGTTAAGCCAAAATAATCTAAGTTCGCCATGGCTGCGCTTTCACGGCGGTAGCTTTCGCCGAGGGGAGCGGAAATGCGCGCGTCGGGATCGCCGGCTTTCAGTGCTTCCTCAAAGCGCTGCAGTGCTGTGTGCCAACAATATTCGCGAAAGGCGATAACCGCCATTGTGACAGGGCTCGTATCGGGCAGCCCGGCCGTGGGTTCCGGTTCGGGCGGATAATCGGGTAAGGGGTGATCACCTGCTGCCTCTGCCAGCCATGCCGGTCGGGGCGCTGCGATCACCTCGCGCCACGCCTTCAGTGTGGCGGGGTCATAATGCCACCAGTGCCCATATTTCAATTCCCCATGAATGCCGATGAAAGCGTTGTATAAGACATTGCGATTGCGGCAGCATTTTGCGATTTCTGTGCATAAGGGCGCGTAGTGTTCCCAAAAACGCGCGTCCATGAGGGAGGGGATGGCATACTCAATTTCTTTTCCATCCACATCCATCCACCGATCGCCCTCGTACCAATCGGGGATCATCTTCGGATAATAGCTGTTGATGCGCAGCCGCATACCGAGCCCAAGCTTTTCACAAGAGTGGATCCGTTCTTCAAGCCACCTTAGATCATAACGGCCGGGCTCCGTTTCCAGCAGATACCAGGGCACACTCAGTTCCACACGGGTAAAACCCAAGTCTGCAAGTTCTTTCACCCACGTATTAAAGAGAAGGGGCTCCAGCGCCGGTTCTGTCCAATCCCAAATATCGAAAGAGTATTCTGCTTCTTCCGCCGCTTGAAGAGAAAGCATCGAAACAAAGCATAGGAGCATGACAGGGATAACGAATCGGAACATGGTAAACCTTTATTGTTCGGCCTTGGCATGAGCGAAGAGGCAGGGTGTTGATAGGGGACAGGTGGGTTAAAGCGCGCGCTTGGGATTAGCGGGGGCGCAGCTCTTTTGCGCCAACGCGGCTAGGCTTCCGCAAAGGGCGTATGGCTTTATCAGTCAATGCTTGTAATGTGATTGTTGTGGTCAACATGAACCATGACAGGCTTATGCTGTGCTGCTTCGGCGGCGTCTATCTGCCCGTAGGTGATGGCAATAATCAAGTCGCCTGCTTGACCCAAGCGTGCTGCGGCACCATTGAGACATACCGTTCCGCTGCCTCGTTCCCCTTTAATAATATAGGTAACAAAACGATCGCCCGTATTGATATTCAGTACATGAATCTGTTCATATTCATGCATTTGTGCCGCA
Proteins encoded in this window:
- a CDS encoding DUF1232 domain-containing protein, with amino-acid sequence MNQKYEKHYSEESFFNKIIRYAKSAGIKVIYVALLLYYTLKKPSTPPWAKTAIIGALGYFIFPIDLIPDILPGVGYVDDLSVMAAALATVAAYIDDEVREQAKEKLKDWFGDFDEKKIEGY
- a CDS encoding aspartate 1-decarboxylase, producing the protein MLLTMMKSKVHRATVTEANLNYQGSLTLDEDLMDAAQMHEYEQIHVLNINTGDRFVTYIIKGERGSGTVCLNGAAARLGQAGDLIIAITYGQIDAAEAAQHKPVMVHVDHNNHITSID